The following coding sequences are from one Triticum aestivum cultivar Chinese Spring chromosome 5A, IWGSC CS RefSeq v2.1, whole genome shotgun sequence window:
- the LOC123104434 gene encoding UDP-glucosyltransferase UGT13248, translated as MAAHDSDHGGAVHVLLLPYPSQGHINPFLQFGKRLASHAGVRCTLALTRYLLGQGRDPCPGAVHLAEISDGFDRGGFAEAAGDVAAYLARLDSVGSRTVDELLRSEAEKGRPVRAVVYDAFLQPWAPSVARRHGAACASLFTQAPAVNVAYAHAGAGRLAVPVVDGTVPPELPGLPAVLGPDDVPSFMAKTDECPAYLDLLVRQFVGLDAADYVLVNSFHELQPQESEYMASMWGAKTVGPTVPSAYLDNRLPDDASYGFHLHTPTTAATKAWLDARPARSVAYVSFGSIAALGPEQMAEVAEGLFNSGKPFLWVVRALETSKIPDGFADKAGGKGLIVPWTAQLGVLAHGAVGCFVTHCGWNSTTEALSAGVPMVAVPHWSDQPTNAKYIEDVWRVGVRARPDAGGVVRREEVERCVREVMGSEEYRTRAASWSEKTKAAMSEGGSSDRNILEFLRGLGSRKSERSGAAEDL; from the exons ATGGCGGCTCATGACTCGGACCACGGCGGCGCCGTCCACGTCCTCCTGCTCCCGTACCCGAGCCAGGGCCACATCAACCCGTTCCTCCAGTTCGGCAAGCGCCTCGCCTCCCACGCCGGCGTCCGCTGCACGCTCGCCCTCACGCGCTACCTCCTCGGCCAGGGCCGGGACCCGTGCCCGGGCGCCGTCCACCTCGCCGAGATCTCCGACGGCTTCGACCGCGGCGGCTTCGCCGAGGCCGCCGGCGACGTCGCCGCGTACCTCGCCCGGCTGGACTCCGTCGGCTCCCGCACGGTGGACGAGCTGCTGCGGTCCGAGGCGGAGAAGGGCCGGCCCGTGCGCGCCGTCGTGTATGACGCGTTCCTGCAGCCGTGGGCGCCAAGCGTGGCCCGGCGGCATGGCGCTGCGTGCGCGTCCCTCTTCACGCAGGCGCCCGCGGTGAACGTGGCCTACGCGCACGCCGGGGCAGGGCGGCTGGCCGTTCCGGTTGTTGATGGCACGGTGCCGCCGGAGCTGCCCGGCCTGCCGGCTGTGCTCGGACCGGACGACGTGCCGTCGTTCATGGCCAAAACCGACGAGTGCCCTGCGTACCTGGACCTGCTGGTGAGACAGTTCGTGGGGCTCGACGCCGCCGACTACGTCCTCGTCAACTCCTTCCACGAGCTGCAGCCACAG GAATCGGAGTACATGGCGTCGATGTGGGGGGCCAAGACGGTAGGCCCGACGGTGCCTTCGGCGTACCTCGACAACCGCCTGCCGGACGACGCgtcctacggcttccaccttcacACGCCGACCACGGCCGCGACCAAGGCGTGGCTGGACGCCCGGCCGGCGCGCTCCGTCGCGTACGTCTCCTTCGGCAGCATCGCCGCGCTGGGGCCGGAGCAgatggcggaggtggcggagggCCTTTTCAACAGCGGCAAGCCATTCCTGTGGGTGGTCAGGGCCTTGGAGACGTCCAAGATCCCCGACGGCTTCGCCGACAAGGCGGGCGGGAAGGGGCTGATCGTGCCGTGGACGGCGCAGCTGGGGGTGCTGGCGCACGGCGCCGTGGGGTGCTTCGTGacgcactgcgggtggaactcgACGACGGAGGCGCTGAGCGCCGGGGTGCCGATGGTGGCGGTGCCGCACTGGTCGGACCAGCCGACGAACGCCAAGTACATCGAGGACGTGTGGCGCGTCGGCGTGCGCGCGCGGCCGGACGCGGGCGGGGTGGTGAGGCGGGAGGAGGTGGAGCGGTGCGTGAGGGAGGTGATGGGGAGCGAGGAGTACCGGACGAGGGCGGCGTCGTGGAGTGAGAAGACGAAGGCGGCCATGAGCGAAGGCGGGAGCTCGGACAGGAACATCTTGGAGTTTCTCCGTGGACTCGGGTCGAGGAAATCCGAGCGGTCGGGAGCGGCGGAAGATCTGTAG